One window of the Streptomyces asoensis genome contains the following:
- a CDS encoding sigma-70 family RNA polymerase sigma factor produces MAKKDAPPRWDRKMQQRLARGEAAALGELYDRFASLVHGLAHRVLGDERAADGITREVFAHVWEHPDAYDPKQGPLRTWVAALTHRLAVQRLRATETAALAEAGPGSAEATEELERRVRHASVAARADYIVQAMPAPLRAALELAYFQRRDYRQTAADLGVTEDEARRRLRLGLQLLSTAHDSAAPGAPPGYGGAA; encoded by the coding sequence ATGGCGAAGAAGGACGCACCGCCCCGCTGGGACCGCAAGATGCAGCAACGACTCGCGCGCGGTGAGGCGGCCGCCCTCGGAGAGCTCTATGACCGATTCGCTTCGCTCGTGCACGGTCTCGCCCATCGCGTGCTCGGAGACGAACGGGCGGCCGACGGCATCACCCGCGAGGTCTTCGCACATGTCTGGGAACACCCCGACGCCTACGACCCGAAGCAGGGCCCGCTGCGCACCTGGGTCGCCGCGTTGACCCATCGCCTGGCCGTGCAGCGCCTGCGCGCCACCGAGACCGCCGCGCTGGCCGAGGCCGGTCCCGGCTCCGCCGAGGCGACCGAGGAGCTGGAACGCAGGGTGCGGCACGCCTCCGTCGCCGCCCGCGCCGACTACATCGTCCAGGCCATGCCCGCCCCGCTGCGCGCCGCCCTGGAACTGGCCTACTTCCAGCGGCGCGACTACCGCCAGACCGCGGCCGACCTCGGCGTCACCGAGGACGAGGCCCGCCGCCGGCTCCGCCTCGGCCTCCAGCTCCTGTCCACCGCCCACGACTCCGCGGCCCCCGGGGCACCGCCCGGATACGGAGGTGCGGCGTGA
- a CDS encoding EF-hand domain-containing protein, with protein MVSSEYERRIAARFATFDQDGNGYIDRADFGAAAKALLAEFGTAARSDKGQALYAGAEAFWQGMAGIADRDGDQRITRDEFVNGAVKRLRDNPERFAEIARPFLHAALDIADSDGDGRATVADTVRVLRALGAPEEVARGAAAVLDADADGKVGEAEIVPAFARYFTVAE; from the coding sequence ATGGTCAGCAGCGAGTACGAACGCAGGATCGCCGCCCGGTTCGCCACCTTCGACCAGGACGGCAACGGCTACATCGACCGGGCGGACTTCGGCGCGGCGGCCAAGGCGCTGCTGGCCGAGTTCGGCACCGCGGCCCGGTCCGACAAGGGGCAGGCGCTGTACGCGGGCGCCGAGGCGTTCTGGCAGGGCATGGCCGGCATCGCCGACCGGGACGGCGACCAGCGCATCACCCGGGACGAGTTCGTGAACGGCGCGGTCAAGCGCCTGCGCGACAACCCGGAGCGGTTCGCCGAGATCGCCCGCCCCTTCCTGCACGCGGCCCTGGACATCGCCGACAGCGACGGCGACGGCCGGGCCACGGTCGCGGACACCGTCCGGGTGCTCAGGGCGCTCGGAGCGCCCGAAGAGGTCGCCAGGGGAGCCGCCGCCGTCCTCGACGCCGACGCGGACGGCAAGGTCGGCGAGGCGGAGATCGTCCCCGCCTTCGCCCGCTACTTCACCGTCGCCGAGTAG
- a CDS encoding bifunctional DNA primase/polymerase — protein sequence MFIVEETIAGAKATQIPKQRGESLLETAVRYAEERHWDVFPGTWLEPVDGVQRCSCGDGACAAPGAHPARPDWATQATGSATVARRMWQKQPTASILLPTGRTFDAISVPETAGFLALARMERMELTLGPVTLTPDRRMQFFVLPGASAKVPDLVRKLGWSLGALDLLTLGEGMYVAAPPTRFGSRGAVQWACRPTAANRWLPDAEELISPLAYACGRDR from the coding sequence GTGTTCATCGTGGAAGAGACCATCGCGGGCGCCAAAGCCACTCAAATCCCGAAGCAGCGCGGGGAATCGCTGCTCGAGACCGCTGTTCGTTACGCCGAGGAACGTCATTGGGACGTGTTCCCCGGCACCTGGCTGGAACCCGTCGACGGAGTGCAGCGCTGCTCCTGCGGCGACGGCGCGTGTGCGGCGCCGGGCGCGCACCCCGCGCGCCCCGACTGGGCGACCCAGGCCACCGGCAGCGCGACGGTCGCGCGGCGGATGTGGCAGAAGCAGCCGACCGCCTCGATCCTGCTGCCGACCGGGCGTACGTTCGACGCGATCTCCGTTCCGGAGACTGCCGGGTTTCTCGCGCTGGCGCGGATGGAGCGGATGGAGTTGACGCTCGGTCCCGTCACGTTGACGCCGGACCGGCGGATGCAGTTCTTCGTGCTGCCCGGTGCGTCGGCGAAGGTGCCGGACCTGGTGCGCAAGCTGGGCTGGTCGCTGGGCGCGCTCGATCTCCTGACGCTCGGCGAGGGCATGTACGTCGCCGCGCCACCCACGCGGTTCGGGTCCCGGGGTGCCGTGCAGTGGGCGTGCCGACCCACCGCCGCGAACCGGTGGCTGCCTGACGCGGAGGAGTTGATCTCGCCGCTCGCCTACGCCTGCGGACGGGATCGCTAG
- a CDS encoding STAS domain-containing protein, whose product MVVAFKVTGWEQGGWAVLHVSGELDLVTSPVLRQKVHDEVAEGRHSLVLDLSEVYFCDSSGVGVLIASRRLIRSCRGRLRLILPARGAAEDSHVNRVLGALGVRRLFDVYGDLAAAVDDGTEPLSA is encoded by the coding sequence GTGGTGGTGGCCTTCAAAGTGACCGGCTGGGAGCAGGGCGGATGGGCCGTGCTCCATGTGTCGGGCGAGCTGGACCTGGTGACGTCGCCTGTGCTGCGTCAGAAGGTGCACGACGAGGTGGCCGAGGGCCGCCACAGTCTCGTCCTGGACCTCTCCGAGGTGTATTTCTGCGACTCCAGCGGCGTCGGCGTCCTCATCGCCTCGCGCCGTCTCATCCGCTCCTGCCGGGGACGGCTGCGTCTGATACTTCCCGCGCGGGGCGCGGCGGAGGACTCCCACGTCAACCGGGTGCTGGGCGCGCTGGGCGTCCGCCGCCTCTTCGACGTCTACGGGGACCTCGCGGCCGCCGTGGACGACGGGACGGAACCGCTCTCCGCATAG
- a CDS encoding SCO4402 family protein, translated as MTVQGSENSSRRGRRSSTMGGMPLNDMPWWRWRSNVRSALHMLSDPVFQQNVWLAGVEGYGDVTDAVYRLVEDTWLDNWSAEKYVGTIFRDSQEAALVDTAVLRVLRIMHQVGPDAPVSAYVDHEAWPEAVRAARDAHVRMAASDGDDADAPPRTLEVLRIMTRAA; from the coding sequence ATGACCGTGCAAGGTTCGGAGAACTCTTCCCGTCGCGGCCGTCGCTCCTCCACCATGGGCGGCATGCCACTCAACGACATGCCGTGGTGGCGCTGGCGCAGCAATGTGCGCTCCGCGCTGCACATGCTCTCCGACCCGGTGTTCCAGCAGAACGTCTGGCTGGCCGGCGTCGAGGGGTACGGGGACGTCACCGACGCCGTGTACCGCCTCGTCGAGGACACCTGGCTCGACAACTGGTCCGCCGAGAAGTACGTCGGCACGATCTTCCGCGACTCGCAGGAGGCGGCCCTCGTGGACACCGCCGTGCTGCGGGTGCTGCGGATCATGCACCAGGTCGGGCCGGACGCCCCGGTCTCCGCGTACGTCGATCACGAGGCGTGGCCGGAGGCGGTACGGGCGGCGCGGGACGCGCACGTGCGGATGGCGGCGAGCGACGGCGACGACGCCGACGCGCCGCCGCGCACCCTCGAGGTGCTGCGCATCATGACGCGGGCCGCGTAA
- a CDS encoding ABC transporter ATP-binding protein, which produces MTSVRVRNLWKRFGQQVAVAGIDLDLPSGKFIGLVGPNGAGKTTTLSMVTGLLRPDQGSVEVVGHDVWRDPVEVKARIGVLPEGLRLFERLSGRELLGYSGRLRGLPGPEVDKRATQLLDVLDLAGAQHKLVVDYSTGMRKKIGLAAALLHNPEVLFLDEPFEGVDPVSAQIIRGVLERYTASGATVVFSSHVMELVESLCDWVAVLAAGRIRAHGTLEEVRGSAPSLQQAFLELVGAQGRDTGSDLDWLGGGAAR; this is translated from the coding sequence ATGACGTCCGTACGCGTGCGTAACCTCTGGAAGCGGTTCGGGCAGCAGGTCGCCGTCGCCGGGATCGATCTCGATCTGCCGTCCGGGAAGTTCATCGGGCTCGTCGGGCCGAACGGAGCCGGGAAGACCACGACCCTGTCGATGGTGACCGGGCTGTTGCGGCCCGATCAGGGGTCCGTCGAGGTCGTCGGGCACGACGTGTGGCGGGATCCCGTCGAGGTGAAGGCACGGATCGGCGTGCTGCCGGAGGGGCTGCGGCTGTTCGAGCGGCTGTCGGGGCGCGAACTCCTCGGCTACAGCGGGCGGTTGCGGGGGCTGCCTGGTCCCGAGGTCGACAAGCGGGCCACGCAGCTGCTCGACGTCCTCGATCTGGCCGGGGCCCAGCACAAGCTCGTCGTCGACTACTCGACCGGCATGCGCAAGAAGATCGGGCTCGCGGCCGCACTGCTGCACAACCCCGAAGTGCTCTTCCTCGACGAGCCGTTCGAGGGCGTCGACCCGGTGTCCGCGCAGATCATCCGGGGAGTGCTGGAGCGGTACACCGCGTCCGGGGCGACGGTCGTCTTCTCCTCCCATGTCATGGAGCTCGTCGAGTCGCTGTGCGACTGGGTGGCGGTGCTGGCGGCGGGGCGGATCCGGGCGCACGGGACGCTGGAGGAGGTGCGGGGTTCGGCCCCCTCCTTGCAGCAGGCGTTCCTCGAACTCGTCGGGGCACAGGGCCGGGACACCGGTTCCGACCTCGACTGGCTGGGCGGCGGGGCGGCCCGGTGA
- the purU gene encoding formyltetrahydrofolate deformylase produces MNAQPTRAAATAADQYVLTLSCPDKQGIVHAVSSYLFMTGCNIEDSQQFGDHDTGLFFLRVHFSAEPPVTVDKLRASFAAIGDSFHMDWQINRADEKMRVVLMVSKFGHCLNDLLFRASIGALPVEIAAVVSNHTDFAELVGSYNIPFRHIPVTRENKAQAEAQLLELVREQDVELVVLARYMQVLSDDLCKQLSGRIINIHHSFLPSFKGAKPYHQAHARGVKLIGATAHYVTADLDEGPIIEQEVERVGHGVTPDQLVAVGRDVECQALARAVKWHAERRILLNGRRTVVFP; encoded by the coding sequence ATGAACGCGCAGCCCACCCGAGCCGCGGCGACCGCCGCCGACCAGTACGTCCTCACCCTTTCCTGCCCCGACAAGCAGGGCATCGTGCACGCCGTGTCGAGCTATCTCTTCATGACCGGCTGCAACATCGAGGACAGTCAGCAGTTCGGCGACCACGACACGGGTCTGTTCTTCCTGCGCGTCCACTTCTCGGCCGAGCCTCCGGTGACCGTGGACAAGCTCCGGGCGAGCTTCGCGGCGATCGGCGACTCCTTCCACATGGACTGGCAGATCAACCGGGCCGACGAGAAGATGCGCGTCGTCCTCATGGTCAGCAAGTTCGGGCACTGCCTGAACGACCTGCTGTTCCGCGCCAGCATCGGCGCGCTGCCGGTGGAGATCGCGGCCGTGGTGTCCAACCACACCGACTTCGCCGAGCTGGTGGGCTCGTACAACATCCCCTTCCGCCACATCCCGGTGACGAGGGAGAACAAGGCGCAGGCCGAGGCACAGCTGCTCGAGCTGGTGCGGGAGCAGGACGTCGAGCTGGTCGTCCTCGCCCGCTACATGCAGGTCCTCTCCGACGACCTGTGCAAGCAGCTCAGTGGCCGGATCATCAACATCCACCACTCCTTCCTGCCGAGCTTCAAGGGCGCCAAGCCGTACCACCAGGCGCACGCGCGGGGCGTGAAGCTGATCGGGGCGACGGCGCACTATGTGACGGCCGACCTCGACGAGGGGCCGATCATCGAGCAGGAGGTCGAGCGCGTGGGGCACGGCGTCACGCCGGACCAGCTCGTCGCCGTCGGGCGGGACGTGGAGTGCCAGGCGCTGGCGCGGGCCGTGAAGTGGCACGCGGAGCGGCGGATCCTGCTCAACGGGCGACGTACGGTCGTTTTCCCGTAG
- a CDS encoding zf-HC2 domain-containing protein translates to MKKDHEQDPARDRERDPERDPKEGRTTASSDDGNGPSVPGGSGDAGSGDGGSGDAGSGDAGSGDAGSGDAGSGGGNGTPPARESGRPPRIPLPRASVEDSGLPLPPAEPAGPGPLTLEHPVLKSLLGAWALAACSAAETAAVEEHLGDCGACADEARRLREAVGLLQRPESLDLDPGLRTRVLDGCLDRRPPRIPVPVWAASYDAETARLDALLQDFGDAEWHAPVRLRWFRGEGATSRRTTVAGVIAHLLAVDGLVAVALGLDDPLTPLATGDRPGGTDETNEADRTDGRDGSRGPVDTPARRTESFWAASHFPPTRSVRGPWREQTHALVRTVSFTGGGPGAMPVSYGGFELPLRDAMLDRAFECWVHAEDIAEAVDYPYAPPAPRHLHGMIDLAARMLPETLAARRRAGLATPSHSRHLVTAGRPGRSLRLEIEGSGGGQWLIPLDSPGAVGSADHEVAHVALDDVEFCRLAAGHVSPEEAAAGQLGDREAIRDVLFAAASLSRM, encoded by the coding sequence ATGAAGAAGGACCACGAGCAGGACCCGGCGAGGGATCGGGAAAGGGATCCGGAGAGGGATCCGAAGGAGGGCAGGACCACGGCGTCCAGCGACGACGGCAACGGACCGAGCGTCCCCGGCGGCTCCGGTGACGCCGGTTCCGGTGACGGCGGTTCCGGTGACGCCGGCTCCGGTGACGCCGGCTCCGGTGACGCCGGCTCCGGTGACGCCGGCTCCGGTGGCGGGAACGGCACGCCTCCGGCCCGCGAATCCGGCCGCCCGCCGCGCATCCCGCTCCCCCGCGCCTCCGTGGAGGACAGCGGGCTGCCGCTGCCGCCGGCGGAGCCGGCCGGCCCGGGACCGCTCACGCTCGAGCACCCGGTGCTCAAGTCCCTGCTGGGCGCCTGGGCACTGGCGGCCTGCTCGGCCGCGGAGACGGCGGCCGTCGAGGAGCACCTCGGCGACTGCGGAGCCTGCGCGGACGAGGCACGGCGGCTGCGCGAGGCGGTGGGCCTGCTCCAGCGCCCGGAGAGCCTCGACCTCGACCCGGGCCTGCGCACCCGCGTCCTCGACGGCTGCCTGGACCGGCGTCCGCCCCGCATCCCGGTGCCCGTCTGGGCGGCGTCGTACGACGCCGAGACCGCGCGGCTCGACGCCCTGCTCCAGGACTTCGGGGACGCCGAGTGGCACGCGCCGGTGCGGCTGCGCTGGTTCCGCGGCGAGGGGGCCACGAGCCGCCGGACCACCGTCGCCGGAGTCATCGCCCACCTGCTCGCCGTGGACGGGCTGGTGGCCGTCGCCCTGGGGCTGGACGACCCACTGACCCCGCTCGCCACCGGCGACCGGCCGGGCGGGACCGACGAGACGAACGAGGCGGACAGGACCGACGGGCGGGACGGGTCGCGCGGACCGGTGGACACGCCGGCTCGGCGCACCGAGTCGTTCTGGGCGGCCTCGCACTTCCCGCCCACCCGTTCCGTGCGCGGCCCCTGGCGCGAACAGACCCACGCCCTCGTGCGGACGGTGTCCTTCACCGGCGGGGGCCCCGGCGCCATGCCGGTGTCGTACGGCGGCTTCGAACTGCCCCTGCGCGACGCGATGCTGGACCGGGCCTTCGAGTGCTGGGTGCACGCCGAGGACATCGCGGAAGCGGTCGACTACCCCTACGCGCCGCCCGCCCCACGCCACCTGCACGGCATGATCGACCTGGCCGCGCGGATGCTGCCCGAGACCCTCGCGGCCCGCCGCCGCGCGGGGCTCGCCACTCCCTCGCACAGCCGCCACCTGGTGACCGCGGGCCGCCCCGGCCGCAGCCTGCGGCTGGAGATCGAGGGCTCGGGCGGTGGCCAGTGGCTGATCCCGCTGGACTCACCGGGCGCGGTGGGCTCCGCCGACCACGAGGTGGCCCATGTCGCCCTGGACGACGTGGAGTTCTGCCGCCTGGCCGCCGGCCATGTCTCCCCCGAGGAGGCGGCGGCGGGCCAGCTGGGCGACCGTGAGGCGATCAGGGACGTACTGTTCGCGGCGGCGTCGCTGAGCCGGATGTAG
- a CDS encoding ABC transporter substrate-binding protein produces the protein MTGKRRTSTRSTFLPRSFRFTRSVRATALSAGALAACVSLAVGCGVVPGITGGSGDDPIVVMTWAPEGTSATNKPGMPAFALAYARWVNANGGLNGRKLKVLTCNDHNDTVSAAACARRAVKEHAVAVVGSYSQHSDAFFPHLEGAGIPYIGGYGVTNAEFTSPLSYPVNGGQPSLLAGLGKELGATCGPVSLVRPDTIAGDTLPPMLNAGLTAGGHAKAKDQRAPEDATEYSTQAEAAVENVTGDSAGDGKGCVVTALGDRTATFMDSFRRTREDYPDVRTGTVLGSVDQTVINAAGAASGPFEGAYVTGWYPVTSDPAWAPMKKVISEEAFSDTRIDPTDTGVQTTWIAYTVFRQAVESLDGGEVTADSVRGALDDGLKVTTGGLTPTLRWEFTDQLASIGFPRLVNADVTLQAVQKGRLVAAKKGFVDVTKTLEKADVD, from the coding sequence ATGACCGGCAAGCGACGCACATCAACGCGAAGCACCTTCCTCCCCAGGTCCTTCCGCTTCACCAGGTCCGTCAGAGCGACCGCCCTCTCGGCGGGTGCCCTGGCCGCCTGTGTGTCACTCGCCGTCGGCTGCGGGGTCGTCCCCGGTATCACGGGGGGTTCCGGGGACGACCCGATCGTCGTCATGACATGGGCGCCCGAGGGGACGTCCGCCACCAACAAGCCGGGCATGCCCGCCTTCGCCCTCGCCTACGCCCGCTGGGTCAATGCGAACGGCGGCCTGAACGGCCGCAAGCTCAAGGTCCTGACCTGCAACGACCACAACGACACGGTGTCCGCCGCGGCGTGCGCCCGGCGCGCCGTCAAGGAGCACGCGGTCGCCGTGGTCGGCTCCTACAGTCAGCACTCCGACGCCTTCTTCCCGCACCTGGAAGGCGCCGGCATCCCCTACATAGGCGGCTACGGCGTCACGAACGCCGAGTTCACCAGCCCGCTGTCCTACCCCGTCAACGGCGGCCAGCCCTCGCTGCTGGCCGGTCTCGGCAAGGAGCTCGGCGCGACCTGCGGTCCCGTCTCGCTCGTCCGCCCCGACACCATCGCCGGCGACACGCTGCCGCCGATGCTCAACGCCGGACTGACCGCCGGCGGGCACGCCAAGGCCAAGGACCAGCGGGCGCCGGAGGACGCCACCGAGTACTCGACGCAGGCCGAGGCCGCCGTGGAGAACGTGACCGGCGACTCGGCCGGGGACGGGAAGGGGTGCGTGGTGACCGCGCTCGGGGACCGCACCGCCACCTTCATGGACTCCTTCCGGCGCACCCGCGAGGACTACCCCGACGTCCGCACCGGCACCGTTCTCGGCAGCGTCGACCAGACGGTGATCAACGCCGCCGGCGCCGCCTCCGGACCTTTCGAGGGGGCTTACGTCACGGGCTGGTACCCGGTGACGAGCGACCCCGCCTGGGCGCCGATGAAGAAGGTGATCAGCGAGGAGGCGTTCTCCGACACCCGGATCGACCCCACCGACACCGGCGTGCAGACCACCTGGATCGCCTACACCGTGTTCCGGCAGGCCGTGGAGTCGCTGGACGGCGGCGAGGTGACCGCCGACTCCGTACGGGGCGCCCTGGACGACGGGCTGAAGGTCACCACGGGCGGACTCACGCCGACGCTCCGCTGGGAGTTCACCGACCAGCTCGCCTCGATCGGCTTCCCCCGCCTGGTCAACGCCGACGTCACCCTCCAGGCCGTGCAGAAGGGCCGGCTGGTGGCCGCGAAGAAGGGCTTCGTGGATGTGACGAAGACCCTGGAGAAGGCCGACGTCGACTGA
- a CDS encoding transcriptional regulator, with protein MAARPLVARQPNERLQALIQEAGCSNAGLARRVNMCGAEHGLDLRYDKTSVARWLRGQQPRGRAPAIIAEALGRKLGRTVTIDEIGMANGKNLASGVGLQFSPTVLGAIEQVCELWRSDVGRRDFLSGSSVAASALVEPSRDWLISSPDAQVARAAGPRVGLSDVAAVTAMTQALVDLDHQYGSGHVRPVVVHYLNSVVSGLLAGSYREAVGRELFAAVARLTELAGYMAVDTGQPGLAQRYYIQALRLAQAAGDRGYGGYVLAASMSHLAAQLGNPREIAQLARAAQEGARGRVTPRAEAMFLAAEARGHALLGDARGAQAASGRAVSALEAADPSAGDDPAWIAHFDEAYLADELAHCHRDLGQAEAAERCAEQSLAGHPESRARRRAIGYVLLATAQVQQREIEQACHTGLKAVELLETLRSNRGAEYLEDLQQRLEPFRDESVVREFGARLELKAAA; from the coding sequence ATGGCCGCAAGGCCGCTAGTCGCGAGGCAACCGAACGAACGGTTGCAGGCGCTCATCCAGGAGGCGGGGTGCTCGAACGCCGGGCTCGCCCGCCGCGTCAACATGTGCGGCGCCGAGCACGGTCTCGACCTGCGCTACGACAAGACGTCCGTGGCCCGTTGGCTGCGTGGACAGCAGCCGCGCGGCCGTGCTCCGGCGATCATCGCGGAGGCGCTGGGCCGCAAGCTCGGCCGTACGGTCACGATCGACGAGATCGGCATGGCCAACGGCAAGAACCTCGCCTCGGGCGTGGGTCTCCAGTTCTCGCCGACGGTACTGGGGGCCATCGAGCAGGTCTGCGAACTGTGGCGCAGTGACGTGGGCCGACGCGACTTCCTCTCCGGTTCGTCCGTGGCCGCCTCCGCGTTGGTCGAGCCGAGCCGCGACTGGCTGATCTCCTCACCCGACGCGCAGGTGGCGCGGGCCGCCGGGCCCCGGGTGGGCCTCTCCGACGTCGCGGCCGTCACGGCGATGACCCAGGCGCTGGTCGACCTGGACCACCAGTACGGCAGCGGGCATGTGCGCCCGGTCGTCGTGCACTACCTCAACAGCGTCGTCTCGGGCCTGCTGGCCGGCTCCTACCGGGAGGCGGTGGGCCGGGAACTCTTCGCGGCCGTGGCCCGGTTGACGGAACTCGCCGGCTACATGGCCGTCGACACCGGTCAACCCGGCCTCGCCCAGCGTTACTACATCCAGGCCCTGCGGCTCGCGCAGGCGGCGGGCGACAGGGGGTACGGCGGATACGTCCTCGCCGCGTCCATGAGCCACCTCGCCGCGCAGCTCGGAAACCCGCGGGAGATCGCGCAGTTGGCGCGCGCGGCGCAGGAAGGTGCGCGGGGGCGGGTGACGCCGCGCGCGGAGGCGATGTTCCTCGCGGCCGAGGCGCGCGGCCACGCGCTGCTCGGGGACGCGCGCGGGGCGCAGGCGGCGTCCGGGCGGGCGGTGTCGGCGCTGGAGGCGGCCGATCCGTCCGCCGGGGACGACCCTGCGTGGATCGCGCACTTCGACGAGGCCTATCTGGCCGACGAGTTGGCGCACTGCCACCGTGACCTGGGCCAGGCCGAGGCAGCGGAGCGCTGCGCCGAACAGTCCCTGGCCGGGCACCCGGAGAGCCGTGCGCGCCGGCGTGCGATCGGCTACGTCCTGCTGGCCACCGCGCAGGTGCAGCAGCGCGAGATCGAACAGGCCTGTCACACGGGGCTGAAGGCGGTCGAGCTCCTCGAGACGCTCCGCTCCAACCGGGGCGCGGAGTACCTGGAGGATCTCCAGCAGCGACTGGAACCGTTCCGGGACGAGTCGGTGGTGAGGGAGTTCGGGGCGCGGCTGGAGCTGAAGGCCGCGGCGTGA